The following coding sequences lie in one Rickettsia hoogstraalii genomic window:
- a CDS encoding MFS transporter gives MYKKLYLIGILLLGLISGLTFNLIFFTVPYQLSEAKYTTDIIGSISLAAFPYCLKVIWSPFIDKYSIPFLCSKFGHRRGWALVSQIFLILAMTGFLNVSPCNNLYITAIILFIISFCSSTQDIVLDAYRIERPTSKEELSMAFTFSSIGFRLGMLLGSVGALYSSIIFGWDTVYKFALFITIVGPIVILCIKEPKPKEKRHTTSNLIGLQQYFEVIKKSIISLKNEQQYLLLIMLFVFLYKAADSIPMVMSSPLFLDLSFTTQEIAFIYKAYGLLIMIVGGALGGVLATKMGIFHSVLIGGVIQLLSPLMFMILATIGYDIRIFIITVTVQNFCAGFAGTIISIYFASLCNSEFVATQYSIIASFSSLSRIILASLGGICAKYLTWSVFFLGNTLFSMLFIPIFYKIYRKKLDFVNISKKI, from the coding sequence GTGTACAAAAAATTATATTTAATCGGTATTTTACTTTTAGGCTTAATTTCCGGTCTTACGTTTAATTTAATTTTTTTCACAGTTCCATATCAATTATCCGAAGCAAAATACACCACTGATATAATAGGCTCGATATCACTAGCTGCTTTTCCGTATTGCTTAAAGGTCATATGGTCACCTTTTATAGATAAATACTCTATACCTTTTTTATGTTCTAAATTCGGTCACAGGCGTGGCTGGGCATTGGTATCACAAATATTTTTAATCCTAGCGATGACGGGGTTCTTAAACGTAAGCCCTTGTAATAACTTATATATTACTGCAATTATCTTATTTATTATTTCATTTTGCAGTTCTACGCAAGATATTGTACTTGACGCATATAGAATTGAGAGACCTACATCTAAAGAAGAGCTTTCAATGGCTTTTACCTTTAGTAGCATAGGGTTTCGTTTAGGTATGTTACTTGGCAGCGTCGGTGCTTTATATTCATCAATTATTTTCGGCTGGGATACAGTATATAAATTTGCTTTATTCATTACTATAGTTGGTCCTATAGTAATCTTATGTATCAAAGAACCGAAACCTAAAGAAAAACGTCATACGACTAGTAATTTAATAGGATTACAACAATATTTTGAAGTTATTAAAAAAAGTATTATATCTTTAAAAAATGAACAGCAATATTTACTGCTAATTATGTTATTTGTATTCTTGTATAAAGCTGCCGATTCTATACCTATGGTTATGAGTTCGCCTTTATTTCTAGATTTAAGTTTTACTACTCAAGAAATTGCCTTTATTTACAAAGCTTACGGGTTACTGATCATGATCGTCGGAGGAGCTTTAGGCGGCGTTTTAGCTACAAAAATGGGTATATTTCATAGTGTCTTAATTGGTGGAGTTATTCAATTATTATCGCCTCTTATGTTTATGATTCTTGCTACTATCGGCTATGATATAAGGATATTTATAATAACAGTTACAGTACAAAACTTTTGTGCAGGCTTTGCAGGAACTATTATCTCTATCTATTTTGCTAGCCTTTGCAATAGTGAATTTGTTGCCACGCAATATTCTATTATTGCATCTTTTAGCTCTCTTAGCCGTATTATTCTAGCTAGCCTTGGCGGTATTTGTGCAAAATATCTTACTTGGTCTGTATTCTTTTTAGGTAATACTCTGTTTAGCATGTTATTTATACCGATATTTTATAAAATATATAGAAAGAAACTAGACTTTGTGAATATTTCTAAAAAGATATGA
- the tatC gene encoding twin-arginine translocase subunit TatC produces MKLYSFQEHLLELKIRLLRIFTAFIIIFAICYYFSDNIYSFLLKPLAKLSGDTVRNIIYTGLTEAFFTYIKLAAFTAFTIIIPIIALECYLFISPGLHRHERKIIAFILFMSPILFWCGSIFVFYFVMPKAWNFFLSFEKRDMIVPIVLEARISEYLNLVIHLIIAFGVAFQLPVVIIILNILKIVKVQTLKQKRRIAVVINFIIAGILTPPDILSQFALAIPLLLLYETSIMICNFIEKPRTLNVKYQMD; encoded by the coding sequence ATGAAATTATATAGTTTTCAAGAACATTTATTAGAATTAAAAATAAGACTTCTTAGAATATTTACTGCTTTTATAATTATATTTGCTATTTGCTATTATTTTAGCGACAATATTTATAGTTTTTTATTAAAACCGCTTGCTAAGCTAAGCGGTGATACGGTACGAAATATAATTTATACAGGGCTTACAGAAGCATTTTTTACCTATATTAAACTTGCAGCTTTTACTGCTTTTACTATTATTATACCTATAATTGCTTTGGAGTGTTATTTATTTATCAGCCCAGGGTTACACCGCCATGAAAGAAAAATTATCGCTTTTATTCTTTTTATGTCGCCTATTTTATTTTGGTGCGGTAGTATTTTTGTTTTTTACTTTGTAATGCCGAAAGCTTGGAATTTTTTTCTTAGTTTTGAAAAACGTGATATGATAGTACCGATAGTTTTGGAAGCAAGAATTAGCGAGTATCTAAATTTAGTTATTCATTTAATTATTGCTTTTGGAGTTGCTTTTCAACTACCAGTTGTGATAATAATATTAAATATACTAAAAATAGTTAAGGTACAAACACTTAAGCAAAAAAGACGCATTGCCGTGGTAATTAACTTTATTATTGCAGGAATATTAACGCCTCCTGACATTTTAAGCCAGTTTGCTCTTGCAATACCGCTACTTTTATTATATGAAACTTCAATAATGATATGTAATTTTATAGAAAAACCGAGGACACTAAATGTTAAATATCAAATGGATTAG
- the serS gene encoding serine--tRNA ligase, which produces MLNIKWIRENQELFDEKLSQRFIEPMSSKIAMFDGEKRKIMSLIQEFQHARKVKSKILGNMASKSGEEFEGLQRDVKHINEKLEELEQDLNNNNELNELLNMLPNIPDEEVPYGMDESMNKLVRTYGETNPNALNKQHFELGTKLNLMDFEQTAKISGARFVTLKGDLAKLERALINFMIDVHTKEFDFFEISPPVLVRDNAMYNAGQLPKFAEESFATTNGYRLIPTAEVSLVNIVADTIIPREKLPMRYVAYTPCFRSEAGSSGRDTRGMIRLHQFGKVELVSITTPEESKNEHEYITNASETILQKLNLPYRVMLLCTGDMGFAAKKTYDIEVWLPGQKQYREIASCSNCGDFQARRMKARYKEFGSNETTLVHTLNASGLPIGRTMVAILENYQNEDGSITIPDVLINYMGGLQKITTYSE; this is translated from the coding sequence ATGTTAAATATCAAATGGATTAGAGAAAATCAAGAATTATTCGATGAAAAGCTTAGCCAAAGATTTATTGAACCTATGTCTAGTAAAATTGCTATGTTCGACGGAGAGAAAAGAAAAATTATGAGTTTAATTCAAGAATTTCAGCATGCACGTAAGGTAAAATCAAAGATTTTAGGTAATATGGCCTCTAAAAGCGGCGAAGAGTTTGAAGGGCTACAAAGAGATGTCAAACATATAAATGAGAAGTTGGAAGAACTTGAACAGGATCTAAATAATAATAATGAATTAAATGAACTATTAAATATGCTTCCTAATATTCCGGACGAAGAAGTACCTTACGGAATGGATGAAAGTATGAATAAATTAGTTCGTACTTACGGAGAGACAAATCCAAATGCTTTGAATAAACAGCATTTTGAACTAGGTACAAAATTAAATTTAATGGATTTTGAACAAACTGCTAAAATTTCTGGAGCTAGATTTGTAACGTTAAAAGGTGATTTAGCAAAGCTAGAACGTGCTTTAATTAACTTTATGATTGATGTTCATACTAAAGAGTTTGACTTCTTTGAGATATCACCTCCGGTATTAGTTCGAGATAATGCTATGTATAATGCAGGACAACTACCTAAATTTGCCGAAGAGTCTTTTGCAACAACAAATGGTTATAGACTAATTCCAACCGCAGAAGTATCTTTAGTAAATATAGTCGCCGATACTATTATACCAAGAGAAAAATTACCGATGCGTTATGTTGCTTACACCCCGTGCTTTAGATCAGAAGCAGGTAGTAGCGGTAGAGATACAAGAGGTATGATTAGATTACATCAGTTCGGTAAAGTTGAGCTAGTATCTATTACTACCCCTGAAGAATCAAAAAATGAGCATGAATATATAACTAATGCATCAGAGACTATTTTACAAAAACTGAATCTTCCTTATCGTGTTATGTTACTTTGCACCGGAGATATGGGATTTGCGGCAAAAAAAACCTATGATATAGAAGTGTGGCTTCCGGGACAAAAGCAATATCGCGAAATTGCTAGCTGTTCTAATTGTGGAGATTTTCAAGCACGTAGAATGAAAGCAAGATATAAGGAATTCGGCAGTAACGAAACTACCTTAGTTCATACTTTAAATGCTTCAGGATTACCTATCGGAAGAACTATGGTTGCAATACTTGAAAATTATCAGAATGAAGATGGATCAATAACTATACCTGATGTCTTGATAAATTACATGGGAGGGTTACAAAAAATCACTACATATAGTGAATAA
- a CDS encoding VirB4 family type IV secretion/conjugal transfer ATPase yields the protein MFSDLRKFDKDIYNYNAPNFIPIACHYNENTLLTKDGKLLQIIKIHGINSEKISDNIQNLREMVRVSIKKNITDYDFAFWLHTIREKQNLDDSTPYKKLLPANIHALWQRKNHWNDKFVNTLYISIVHDSAKVDIKNFNSLINSLSNKLITDFENNYLDSAFQKLENITNNILNDLNEFGAEKLGIIFENDNVFSNPLFLYNRIANLNNNDCLVPIIDLSDALGRSIYTISGDKMVVTDHEKNNKFASLLSIKEYQETPSNTLDKFLQLPIELIITEIFYFVSRKQVISKLRGQDHILKITNDSTLLNHKGINKLDAANLDFQFCNQQISIAVIEEDENKLDAAVAKASTELFKLGIIHVKEDLNIEQIFWSQLPANFAFIRRMSPLSVEYIASLTALHNTTLGNQYNPWGKAITLLRTEKGTPYFMNFHDKTNKGNTCIFGTEKTGKTVLLNFLISESTKYDPTIIYISNNNDSKIFIESIEGKWLEPDKQIINPFLVDDTEKSQAFILEFLKLISGHYISPLSEIEISFLEKLKNKILSIEKEKRIFSDILKLEDFKEEGGIQILDKLKVFTEGQLYSGLFDGPSLNIEEGKVIGFNLYKLSDEPFSKQFYPTERKFLEQFNNNLKKHQSISAAVIYAFTYHLSLVGTKPKIFAADNFDKLYRPEVYYDNINLIYNNLSQNNGIFVSNFNFIYLKSYPKYTIKPWLDLINTKIILPSDVKIEDLDKILGLSEPEIRKLSQLILSARMFLINKDNESIASELSIAALIGIVRILSSRQEEMDIYKKILEQHQGPPDNWINYLYNELNTNDVNSY from the coding sequence GTGTTTAGTGATTTACGAAAATTTGACAAAGATATATATAATTATAATGCTCCTAATTTTATACCTATAGCATGTCATTATAATGAAAATACTTTACTTACCAAAGACGGTAAATTACTACAAATTATAAAAATACACGGCATTAACTCAGAGAAAATAAGCGATAACATACAAAATTTACGTGAAATGGTTAGAGTTTCTATAAAAAAGAATATAACCGATTATGATTTTGCTTTTTGGCTACATACAATACGAGAAAAACAAAATTTAGATGATTCCACTCCTTACAAAAAATTATTACCGGCAAATATTCATGCACTATGGCAAAGAAAAAACCATTGGAATGATAAATTCGTTAATACTTTATATATATCTATAGTACATGATTCTGCTAAAGTTGACATCAAAAATTTTAACTCTTTAATAAATTCTTTATCTAATAAATTAATTACTGACTTTGAAAATAACTACTTAGATTCAGCTTTTCAAAAACTAGAAAATATCACTAATAATATTTTAAACGATTTAAACGAATTCGGTGCTGAGAAACTCGGCATAATATTTGAAAATGATAATGTTTTTTCTAATCCTTTATTTTTATATAATCGAATAGCTAACCTTAATAATAATGATTGTTTAGTACCTATAATAGATTTATCCGATGCACTAGGTAGAAGTATTTATACAATTAGCGGCGATAAAATGGTAGTTACGGATCATGAGAAAAATAATAAATTTGCTTCTTTACTATCTATAAAAGAATATCAAGAAACTCCTTCTAATACACTGGATAAATTTTTACAGTTACCGATTGAATTAATAATAACTGAAATATTTTACTTTGTTAGCAGAAAACAAGTAATATCCAAATTGCGTGGTCAAGATCATATTCTAAAAATTACTAACGACTCAACTTTACTTAATCATAAAGGGATTAATAAGCTTGATGCAGCTAATTTAGATTTTCAATTTTGTAATCAGCAAATTTCAATTGCCGTTATAGAAGAAGATGAAAATAAACTAGATGCAGCTGTAGCTAAAGCATCAACCGAACTTTTTAAACTTGGTATTATTCATGTAAAAGAAGATCTTAATATTGAACAAATATTTTGGTCGCAATTACCTGCTAACTTTGCCTTTATCCGCAGAATGTCACCATTATCCGTAGAATATATTGCTTCTCTTACCGCTCTTCATAATACTACACTCGGTAATCAATATAATCCTTGGGGTAAGGCTATAACTTTACTGCGAACCGAGAAAGGTACTCCATATTTCATGAATTTTCATGATAAAACGAATAAAGGTAATACTTGCATCTTTGGTACGGAAAAAACCGGCAAAACCGTATTATTGAACTTTCTAATATCAGAATCGACTAAATACGATCCAACAATAATTTATATCTCTAATAATAATGATTCTAAAATTTTTATCGAGTCAATAGAAGGCAAATGGTTAGAACCAGACAAACAAATTATCAATCCATTTTTAGTAGATGATACAGAAAAATCACAAGCCTTCATTTTAGAATTTTTAAAATTAATCAGCGGTCATTATATTTCACCTCTTAGTGAAATAGAGATATCCTTTCTAGAGAAATTAAAAAATAAAATTTTATCAATTGAAAAAGAAAAACGTATTTTTTCCGATATTTTAAAATTAGAGGATTTTAAGGAGGAAGGAGGAATACAAATACTTGATAAACTTAAAGTTTTTACCGAAGGACAATTATATTCCGGATTATTTGACGGACCATCTCTTAACATTGAAGAAGGGAAAGTTATAGGGTTCAATTTATATAAACTTTCTGATGAGCCGTTTTCTAAACAATTTTACCCAACGGAGAGAAAATTTTTAGAACAATTTAATAATAATTTAAAGAAACACCAAAGTATTAGTGCAGCAGTAATTTATGCTTTTACTTATCATTTAAGCCTAGTTGGCACAAAACCTAAAATATTTGCTGCCGATAATTTTGATAAACTTTACAGACCTGAAGTTTATTATGATAATATAAATTTAATCTATAATAATTTATCTCAAAATAACGGTATTTTCGTCAGTAATTTCAATTTTATTTATCTTAAATCATATCCAAAATATACTATAAAACCTTGGCTTGATTTAATTAATACGAAAATTATTCTACCGTCTGACGTTAAAATAGAAGATTTAGATAAAATTTTAGGTTTAAGCGAGCCAGAAATACGAAAATTATCACAGCTAATACTTTCTGCAAGAATGTTCTTAATTAATAAGGATAATGAATCGATAGCTTCTGAATTAAGTATTGCCGCTTTAATAGGAATTGTCCGTATTTTATCAAGCAGACAAGAGGAAATGGATATTTATAAAAAAATACTTGAACAACACCAAGGTCCTCCGGATAATTGGATTAATTACCTATATAATGAGTTAAATACGAACGATGTGAATAGCTACTAA
- a CDS encoding TerC/Alx family metal homeostasis membrane protein, whose amino-acid sequence MSWIIFYTVIAALLVLDLGIVHKKNTVMSFKESVLFSLFYFVIACLFGIYVYYNTGAEHAREYYTCFLIEKAMSLDNIFVISIIFQFFKIPGKYQHRVLFFGIIGVIIFRAIMIYGGIILINKFAWLLYIFAVILIATGIKTFYVSHKTFDIQNSYIYKSIVKNLNITPNLEGDKFVVKRNNKLYFTPLFISLVLIEAIDLVFAIDSIPAIFAITNDVYIIYTSNIFAILGLRALFFCLAEIVERFSYIKYSLALILIFIGFKIFIHHYIAIPAYVSLIVTITLLLFGIIASIIRKNIIDH is encoded by the coding sequence ATGAGTTGGATTATTTTTTATACGGTAATCGCTGCTTTACTGGTTCTCGATTTGGGAATAGTACACAAAAAAAATACCGTAATGAGCTTTAAAGAAAGCGTACTTTTTAGTCTTTTCTATTTTGTAATAGCTTGTTTATTCGGTATCTATGTTTACTATAATACGGGAGCAGAACATGCTCGTGAATATTATACTTGCTTTCTCATTGAGAAAGCTATGTCCCTTGATAATATTTTTGTTATCTCTATTATTTTCCAATTTTTTAAAATTCCCGGAAAATATCAACATCGTGTTTTATTTTTTGGTATAATAGGCGTAATAATATTCAGAGCCATAATGATTTATGGCGGTATTATTCTTATAAATAAATTTGCCTGGTTATTATATATTTTTGCCGTAATACTTATTGCTACCGGTATAAAAACTTTTTATGTATCACATAAAACTTTTGATATACAGAATTCTTATATTTACAAGTCAATAGTAAAAAATCTAAATATTACTCCTAATCTTGAAGGGGATAAATTTGTTGTTAAACGTAATAACAAACTATATTTTACCCCCCTTTTTATATCTCTAGTACTGATAGAAGCAATAGATTTAGTCTTTGCCATAGATAGTATACCGGCAATATTTGCAATTACTAATGATGTTTATATAATTTATACTTCAAATATTTTTGCTATTTTAGGGCTTAGAGCGTTATTCTTTTGTTTAGCAGAAATTGTAGAACGTTTCAGTTATATAAAATATTCTTTGGCTTTAATTTTAATATTTATCGGCTTTAAAATATTTATTCATCATTATATAGCAATTCCGGCATATGTTTCGCTCATTGTAACTATTACTTTATTACTATTTGGTATAATTGCTTCCATAATTAGAAAAAATATAATTGACCATTAA
- a CDS encoding methyltransferase regulatory domain-containing protein — MSSKATNSSSTPNGHDKTAKTTKPVLNGAVSNHNTYDEVPYESYPYALTNPYHLSTLATLFGVNAPEVENAKILELGCAAGGNLIPHAVLYPKAHFVGVDLSKVQIDEANKNVKELGLKNIEFHHCSITDIDDSFGKFDYIICHGVISWVPKTVRDKIFEVCNKNLSPNGIAYISYNTLPGWNMVRTIRDMMMYHSSSFANVRDRIAQSRLLLEFVKDSLENSKTPYAEVLKTEAGLLAKQNDHYLRHDHLEEENAQFYFHEFMNEARKHNLQYLADCNLSTMYLGNMPPKVVEQLKAVNDIVRTEQYMDFITNRRFRTTLLCHSDVKINRNINNDDITKFNMIFNIVPEKPLKEVDLNNASENLKFFLNGNKDSNLTTSSPYMKAILYTFSENLNNPLSFEKITAEANKKLHNTKLNEIKAELLNNAMKLVLQGYISITNQKHRNNPELDKPKTTKMVIHQATHTLSMWVTNLKHEPIGVNFFEKFALRYMDGKHDKKAIIEAVLGHVEKGELTLSKEGQKVENKEEIRKELESLFTPMIEKFSSNALLV, encoded by the coding sequence ATGTCCTCAAAAGCTACTAACTCTTCTTCTACCCCTAACGGTCATGATAAGACAGCAAAAACTACCAAGCCTGTTCTGAATGGTGCGGTTTCAAATCATAACACTTATGATGAAGTGCCGTATGAAAGCTACCCATATGCTCTTACAAATCCTTATCACTTAAGTACACTTGCAACTCTTTTCGGTGTGAATGCTCCTGAAGTCGAGAATGCAAAAATATTAGAGCTTGGTTGTGCAGCGGGCGGTAATTTAATACCACATGCAGTTCTTTATCCAAAAGCTCATTTTGTTGGGGTTGATTTGTCTAAAGTACAAATTGACGAAGCAAATAAAAATGTTAAAGAACTAGGATTAAAAAATATAGAGTTCCATCATTGTTCGATAACCGATATTGATGATTCTTTCGGTAAGTTTGATTATATAATTTGCCATGGTGTAATTTCTTGGGTACCAAAAACCGTTAGAGATAAAATTTTTGAAGTTTGTAATAAAAATCTTAGTCCAAACGGAATAGCATATATTAGCTATAATACCCTCCCTGGCTGGAATATGGTACGTACTATTAGAGATATGATGATGTATCATTCTAGCTCATTTGCAAATGTACGTGATAGAATAGCTCAATCTAGATTGTTACTAGAATTTGTTAAGGATAGCTTAGAAAACTCTAAAACTCCTTATGCAGAAGTATTAAAAACCGAAGCAGGGCTACTTGCTAAACAAAACGATCATTATTTACGTCATGATCATCTAGAAGAAGAAAATGCTCAATTCTACTTTCATGAATTTATGAATGAAGCAAGAAAGCACAATTTACAATATTTAGCCGATTGTAATCTTTCGACTATGTATCTCGGTAATATGCCTCCGAAAGTAGTAGAGCAGTTAAAAGCGGTGAACGATATAGTTAGAACTGAACAATATATGGATTTCATTACGAATCGTCGTTTTAGAACCACTTTACTATGCCATAGTGATGTGAAAATTAATAGAAATATTAACAATGATGATATAACGAAATTTAATATGATCTTTAATATAGTGCCTGAAAAACCACTCAAAGAAGTAGATCTTAATAATGCTTCTGAAAATTTAAAATTCTTCTTAAACGGTAATAAAGACTCTAACTTAACAACTAGTTCGCCTTATATGAAAGCTATTTTATATACTTTCAGCGAAAATCTAAATAATCCGTTAAGCTTTGAGAAAATAACCGCTGAAGCTAATAAAAAGCTACATAATACTAAATTAAATGAAATCAAAGCTGAGCTTTTAAATAATGCAATGAAGCTAGTACTACAAGGTTATATTAGTATTACAAATCAGAAGCATCGAAATAACCCTGAGCTTGATAAGCCTAAAACAACAAAAATGGTGATACATCAAGCAACCCATACACTTTCTATGTGGGTTACAAATTTAAAACATGAACCGATCGGCGTTAATTTCTTTGAGAAGTTTGCACTTAGATATATGGATGGTAAACATGATAAAAAAGCAATTATTGAGGCTGTACTTGGTCATGTAGAAAAAGGCGAATTAACTTTAAGTAAAGAAGGTCAAAAAGTAGAAAATAAAGAAGAAATACGCAAAGAACTAGAAAGCTTATTTACTCCGATGATCGAGAAATTTTCTTCTAACGCTTTGTTGGTGTAA
- a CDS encoding NADH-quinone oxidoreductase subunit J has product MFIFFYLFATLITISSLCVVLSKNSVYSVLWLIFAFINGAGLMILLGAEFLAMMLIVIYVGAVAVLFLFVIMILDMHFNKTITLLKENLTLSIFIALIMFADLVTIILLGTKNINFSSDVSFAITNSISNTKAIGNVLYTDFMLPFQMAGLILFVAMIACITLTLKKREGVKHQNISKQLRHNKENTVSMTKPTLNKGVENIKYE; this is encoded by the coding sequence ATGTTCATATTTTTTTATTTATTTGCAACATTAATAACCATCAGCAGCTTATGCGTTGTTTTAAGCAAAAATTCCGTATATTCGGTATTATGGTTAATTTTTGCATTTATCAACGGTGCAGGACTTATGATTTTGCTTGGAGCAGAATTTTTAGCTATGATGCTGATAGTGATTTATGTTGGAGCTGTAGCAGTATTATTCTTATTTGTGATAATGATACTAGATATGCATTTTAATAAGACAATAACACTGTTAAAAGAAAATCTTACTTTAAGTATTTTTATAGCTCTAATAATGTTTGCTGATTTAGTAACAATTATTTTACTTGGCACTAAAAATATTAATTTCAGTTCGGATGTATCGTTTGCCATAACAAATAGTATCTCAAATACTAAAGCAATAGGTAACGTGCTTTACACTGATTTTATGCTACCGTTTCAAATGGCGGGGCTTATTTTATTTGTCGCTATGATTGCATGTATTACATTAACGCTAAAGAAGCGTGAGGGAGTAAAACATCAAAATATATCAAAACAACTACGTCACAATAAAGAAAATACTGTATCAATGACAAAGCCTACTCTAAATAAAGGTGTCGAGAATATTAAATATGAATGA
- the nuoK gene encoding NADH-quinone oxidoreductase subunit NuoK: protein MNEYISLNHYLILSSLVFTIGMFGLFMHRKNIINILMSIELMLLAVNINFVAFSIYMQELSGQIFSIIILTVAAAETSIGLAILLIYFRNKGSIEITDINQMRG, encoded by the coding sequence ATGAATGAATATATTTCGCTTAATCATTATTTAATCTTAAGCAGCTTAGTTTTTACTATTGGGATGTTTGGATTATTTATGCATCGCAAAAATATTATCAATATATTAATGTCCATTGAGTTAATGCTGCTTGCAGTTAACATAAATTTTGTTGCATTTTCCATATATATGCAAGAATTATCAGGACAAATTTTTAGTATTATAATCTTAACTGTAGCAGCTGCCGAAACCTCAATAGGGCTTGCGATATTACTAATATATTTCCGTAATAAAGGCTCAATTGAAATCACTGACATTAATCAGATGAGGGGATGA